The DNA window CCGCCAGGCCTACTCCATCATGGCCCAGGGCCAGATTGACATGCTGCTCAGCTCCAAACCGGAAGACCGGCGCATGGTCTTCGAAGAGGCAGCGGGCATCACCAAGTTCAAAGGCCAGAAGAAAGAGGCGCTGCGCAAGCTGGAATATACTGAGGCCAACCTGCTGCGCGTGGCAGACGTCATTGCGGAGGTGAAGCGGCAGATGGGCACCCTCCAGAGACAGGCGGCGAAGGCCCGCCGATATCAAACCCTGCTGGATGATGTGCGGATGTTTGACACTCACCTCGCCCACCGTCATTACAGCGAATACAGCGCGGAGAAGGCGGAGTCCGAAAATCATGTGCGGATGATGACAGAGCAGCTTGAGCAGTTGCAGGTCCGGCTTCAGACCACCGAAGTGGAAGCCGCCGAAACCCGCGAGGCCTACCACTCGGTGGAATCCCAGATCAACCAGCTCCGCCAGCAGGCGCAGGAGCTGCGCAGCCAGGTGCAGAGCGCCGAGGGCCGCATCGGGTTTAACAATGAGCGTAACGAAGAGCTCACCGGCCGCATACGCCAGAATGAGGAGCACATCCAGCAGGGCCAGCAGCACCTTGAGCAGCAGCGCATGGAGATGATCAGCGCCGATGAGCAGCTCATCAGCATCCGCGAAAACATTGAGACCCGGCAGATGGCCCTGAACGAGCATCTGTCCGTTCATAACGCCATCATGCCTGACCGCAGCCGGCTGGACACCGACCGCCGCTCCGTGCGTGAAGCCATCCGGCAGTTCGAAGGGCAGATCGCCGCCGCCGATGCCCGCGCCCAGTCCCTGACCAATCAGATCGCCGCTGACCGCCAGCGTCATGAAACCCTGTCCCACGACAGACAGGTATCCGCTGAGGCCAAGGAGACCAGCCAGATCGAATTCGACAATCTTCAAAAGGAGATCCAGGACCTCGAAGAAACCCGCAACGAACTGGATGAAAAGGCCAAGCACTGCGCCCGTGAGATCATTGAAAAACGCGCCCAGCGCGATTCCCTCAACGAAGAGCTGACCGAGCTTCAGCGCGCCGTCACCCAGCGCCGGTCCCGTATCGAGATCATTGAGCAGCTTTTGCAAAAGGGCGAAGGCCTGGCCGAAGGCACCCAGCAGGTGCTCAAGGGCCTGGACAATCCCGAAGTCTATTCCGTCGGCGTTCGCGGTCTGCTTGCCTCAGCCATTGAAGTGGAGCCGCAGTTCATCGCCGCCATCGAGGCCGCTTTACGCGACCACTTGCAGGCTGTTCTGCTGACTGATAGCGAGCTTGCCTCCCAGATCCTGGACCGCCTGTCTAACAAACAGTTGGGCAAAGCCGCTCTGCTTCCTCACGATTTCGCCACCATGCGTGCGGTGCCTGACCGCCAGCTTGTACCGGAAGGCGGCATCGCCTGGGCCATTGACAAAGTGAAGGCCCGCCAGGGCGTGCAGGAGCTGACCGACCGCCTGCTGAACAACGTCCTCATCGTGGATGACCTGCACACCGCGCTGCGCCTCAAGAAGCAGCTTCGCGATGTCGCCATTGCGACGCTCCAAGGCGAGTTCATCGCCGCGGATGGCGTCATCCATGGCGGTGCCACCAAAGAGGAAGCCGCCTCCATGCTCCGCCGCGAGGCCGAGGTGCGCACCCTCAAGGAGGAGCTGGAAGGTTATGAATACCAGGTCATGGAAAAAGAGGATGCCGTGGCACAGCTACGCGCCCAGGTGGAAGACATGCAGAGGGAGGAACTGACCCTGCGCGAGCAGAGCCAGCGTGCCCGCGAAGGCTTCTCCACGCTCACCGGCAAGCTCTCCGTGGTCCAGCGCTCACTTCAGCAGGCCACCACCAAACTGGAGAGTGTGGAGTGGGACCAGAACCAGATCACCAGCCGCATCCAGGCTGCCGAGGCTCAGATCGCCTGGCAGAAAGAGGAGTCCTCTGTGGCCCAGGAGCAGCTCGAAGGCGCCCGCATTCATGAGGGCGAACTCGAGATCGAGATGGAGGCCTTCCTGCGTCGTGAACTCGAATCCAGCGAGCGCCTTAACGAACTCCGCACCGCGCTCGCCCTGGAGCAGAGCGCCCTTCAGTCCATCGAGCGCCAAAAGGCCCCCATGGCCACCCGCCTTCATGAACTGGAAGCAGCGATCCAGCGTTTCGATCTCGAGATCAACACCTGGCGCAGCCGCATTGAGCAGAGCATCGCCGAGAACGCCCGCTTCGCTGAGCAAGTCGAGTCCCAGCGCGGTGCCATTGAGGCCATTGACGAGCACCTTCAGAACAAGACCGAAGAACGCGCCTCCGCCTTTGAGCGGGTGACTGAACTGGAGAACCAGCTCGTGCAACTCCGCCAGCAGACCAACGGCCTGAACGATTCCCGCAACCGCATCGAGGTGCAGCTCACCCGTGTGGACCTGCGATTGGAGAACCTCATCAACCAGGTCCAGGAACGATACGCCTTCCACATCTCCGCCTTTGAGCCAGATTACCACGCGCTGATGTACAGCATCAGCGAGCAGAAGAAATCCCGTGGCCGGGGAGGCGACAAGCGCAAGAATACCCTGGCCATCAGCGAAGCTGAATCTGCCGAACCCGAGGCCGAATCAGAATCTGCGGCCTACACGGAATCCAGCGAGGAAGCCGATAGCGAACCCACGCCTATACCCGTCGTGGATGCGGATGAGGTGGACCTGGATGCCATTGAGATTCCCGGAGAGGAAGGCCACCCTGATTGGGACTTCGTCAGCGAAGTCGTTGGCGAGCTGCGCCAGAAGCTGGAGAGCATCGGCGCGGTCAATCTGGATGCCATCCAGGAATTTGAAGAACTGGAGGAGCGCCACAACTTCCTCGATACCCAGCATAACGATCTGGTGAACTCCAAGGAGGAGCTGTTGCAGGTCATCGCCAAGATCAACGAGACCACCAAGATCATGTTCTCGGAGACCTTTGAGCTTGTGCGCGGCTTCTTCCATAACAACTTCCGCGAACTCTTCGGCCCCACCGCCAAGGCCGACCTCATGCTCACGGATGACACGGATCCGCTTGAGTCCGGCATTGAGATCATCGCCAAACCGCCGGGCAAGAAGCTGCAGACCATCTCCCTGCTTTCAGGCGGAGAGCGCAGCATGACAGCGGTCGCTTTGCTCTTCTCCATCTATCAGGTGAAACCTAGCCCCTTCTGCGTGCTGGACGAGCTGGATGCGCCTTTGGATGAATCCAATATTTCCCGCTTCCTGAAGATGCTGGACAATTTCATTGATAACTCCCAGTTCATCATCGTCACGCATAACAAGCGCACCATGAGCCGGGCAGATGTCATCTATGGCGTGTCCATGCAGGAGTTTGGCGTCAGCAAGCCCATCGGCGTGCGGATGACCACGGAGGATACCAAGCCATCCAAGCAGGAAGAGCTGCGCCTGGAGGCCGAGGTGGAAGCTGAAGAGGCCCATCATGAACCTGCTACAGAAGCGCCGCCGGAGCCTGTAGAAGAACCCGTGCTCGCCTGCTGACACCTCGTTACCACAGCCTCCTTACTGCTTGTAAATGACTACCACACTGGTGCTCGGGCCGGAGGGGGCGGAGTCATGGCCGAAGCCGATGGTTTGCAGGCTGGCGGCTTCCACGCCGTTTTCAATCAGGTACTGCCGCACGGCCTGGGCACGTCTTTCGGAAAGGCTGCGTGCATAATCCCCAGGCAGTTCCGGCGGAGTATAACCAGCGATGAGATAACGTAGCTTCGTCTCCTTCCAGTCAGCGGCCAGGCCTTGCAGGGTTTTCTTCTGCCCGCCATTCAGGGCAAAGCTGGTGCCGGGGAATTCCAGGGCCGGACAGGCAGGCTTCAACGGGGCGGCCATTGGGCTGGTGAAGCCTTCTTTGGGCCCCAGGGCAAAAACGATGTCGGCCTCCTGCTCCTGAAGCAGGGCCGGAGGAGTGGTGCAACTGCACAGGCCGAGGGCGAACGCAGAGTATAAAAGAAAAAATCTCATCGCATCCAGCGGGGTTCGGAAATGGTGCCGTATTGGGTGAGTACAGCCCGGCGCTGGGATGTGCGCAGGTCATGCACATACAGGGTGCCATGCTGTGAGTAGCATAGATAGCGCCCGTTCGGGCTCCAGGAGGGATGCTGGGCGCCATCGGCCTGGATCACCTGCGCCGCGCCTTGCGGATAGTCGCGTATCACCACAGAAGTTTCTTTACCTGTCCGCGCGGTGAAGGCCACCTTGCGGCCATCGGGGGAGAATTCAGGGTCGGTGCAAAAGCTATAGCCGGACCGCCACAGGAAGAGCCGCGCCTCGGTTTTCTCTTTTTCAGGCACTTCGGCGACGTATAACCTCGGTCCCTTGCCGCGGTCATCGGCAAAGATGACCTGCTTGCCATCCGGATGCCAGGACGGACCGCTGGGTGCCCCCACCGTGTCGCTAATGCAGCCAGCCGTGTTCGTACTCAGGTCCGTCACAAAGATCTCCGGATTGCCCAGGAAACTCATCACCAGGGCTAGCTTTTGTCCATCAGGGGAAAAAGCCGCGCCAAAGCTGGTGCCTGGCGTATCCGTCACGGTGCGCTCCCAGCCGAGGCCCAGATCCAGGATCAGCACGATGGGAAAGCCGGCACGGTAGGTGGTATAGGCCACCGCCGCCCCGTCCGGCGAAAGCGTGGGCGAGACCGCCCCCAGAGGATGCCGGGTGATCTGCTGGATCTCCTTGCCGTTCACATCGCACATGTAGATCTGCCGCGTGCCAGAACGGTCGCTCACAAACACCAGCCGGCTGGCGGACAGGCCCGGCCGGCCCGTGGCAGCCAGGATGACATCGTCTGAAAAGACCTGCAGGTTTTCATCCAGGCCGGGGGCCGCATAAGTGCGCTCAAAAAGGACCTTGCCGTCCGCCCGCGTCAGCCTGCCCGTCACCCGGCCGCCAACGGAGCTGCCGGTAACAATGAAATCCGCCGCCTCATCCGTCAGCAAAAATTCACGTGAGGTGGTCAGTTCCTTCGCCAGCGCCAATTTGGCACTGCCACCCGTCCCACCTGTAAAGTCTCCCACGCGGAGCGTCCGGGAGGGCAGTTTAACAGGCTCCTGCTTCTTCACCCCTGGCCCTTTCAGCCAGGACGGCAGGGTGACGGCCTCCGCCACTGGCTGGAAAAGCAGTAACAGAGTGATAAGGAAGATGCGCTGGCCGGTCATTACTCGATGTGGAAGTTTACCTCCACAGTGTAGCGGTCTTTCGGAAAACTTGAAGGGAGAGACTGCGAAATCTTTTTCAGCGATGCTCCCGCCTGGGTGACCGTCTCATCCAGGACCGCAGATCCGGAGGTTTTGACCATCTTCGTTTCGGCAATTCCTCCATCGCGGCTGATGACGATCCTCAGCTTCGCGTCACGTTGCAGGACCGGTACATCGCTCAGAGACGGAGCATTCCACGTCTCCATCAGGGCCTCCTCCAGCGCCTTTAGCACGGGGTCCATGTCCGCACCTCCCGCCGCCTTTTTTTCCACCTCCTCCAGCTTCTCCTGCTTGAGCATGTCCATCATGGTCACGGGAGGCCGGGTGGATTTCACCAGGGGCACTTCTTTGCCTTCCACATCCAGCACCGGGGAAAGTGTGATGATCTTGCTGGTGGGGCGCACCACCGCAGACTGCGGGGCCGGGGCGGGCTGCACGGGATTATCGGCCAACGTGCCCGGAGACTTCTTTGCCTCGCCCACAACCTTTGGCTTTGCTTCTGGCGGTGGCTTTGAGACATCAGCCGTGTTAGCCGCATCGACAGGTGCATTTTCGGGCAGAGCGGGCGCAACCACACCTTCGCGTTTGTAATCTGCCGGGGCAAACCAATAGCGGCCTTCCATGTCGTCCGTATCGCCCTTCTGGCCGGGAAGCGCAGGCTTCCACAGCGGCAGCAGGCCCCAGATCACACCGCCTGCCAGGAAATGGAGCAATGCCACCCCGATAAAGGCGGCCGCCATCGGCTCCAGTGGGGTTTTAGGGGAGGCGGATCGCATGTGAGGAGTCAAGGCTTGGAACTTTCCACCACCTCGACAGCCGTGTGCCGGACTCCCGCGCGGTTCATCTCTTCCATCAATCTGGCCAACGAACCGGCGGCAAAGTTGGACGGCATTTTTACCAGCACGCCGCTGTCCGGCCGGGTAGCGAGCTGCTTCTTGATCTCCGGCATCAGTTGCTCCCCCGTCACCGTTTTCCCTTCTAGTACGATCTTTTGATCCCGCTGGATCACCAGGAGGATGCGTTCCTTCGGTACTGAATCCCTTTTCGGCAGTTCCTCAGGCAGGACCAGCGGCACGGTCTCCACCACCTTCTCCCGGCGCAGGAAAGGAACCGCGACAATGAAAACCAGCAGCAACACCAGCACCAGGTCCAGCAGGGCTGTGATGTTCACCTGGTTCACATAAACCGGCAGATGACGCTGGGAAGCACGCTTCATGCGGTGGTCAGTTTGCTTCCGGGTGCCAGGGACTGGGTGGGCGGGTTGCTGAAGCCGGGCATCGTCGGAGCACCCATCTCGCCCAGGCTCGGCAGGCTTTCATCCGGGCTGCGATGATCCACAAACTGTCGGTCCAGGACGCCGCTCAGTTCATTGGCAAAATTGTCCAGCCGCACAATCAGCCCCCGGATTTTGGACACCAGGTAGTTGTAGGCGATCAGGCTGGGCAGCGTCACAAACAGCGCCAGCAGAGTCGTCAGCAGGGCCGAGCAGACGCCCGGGGCCAGGGCCGCCATACCAGCCTCCCCTTCCGTCTGCGCCAGGAGGGCAAAGACGTCCAGCATCCCCCACACAGTGCCTAGCAGTCCCAGGAAAGGCGCCGCCGCCAGTATTGTGGCCAGGATGCCCAGCTTCCCCTCCGCCTTTGTCGCCGCCGTCACCACCGCCCGCTCCATGGCATTCTGGACCGCGCCCATCTGGGAGGACGTGATGCGCCCCGCCCCCTGCAGCCGGCTGTTAAAGCTGCGCCCAGGCTCTTCCTCCCCCACCAGGTAAAAGGCCAGCTCCCGGCACGCCTCATGATACACATGATACATGGGCGACACCGCCTCCCGCTCCCGGGTCAGGTAAAGGGCCAGCGGATGCGCGCTCTCGCGGAACTTGCCCATGAAGACATTGTTCGCCGCCCGCGCCCGCCCGAGCAGGTGCCACTTCACCATCAGGACCGTCCAGCTGATGATGGACAGGCCCGCCAGCAGTCCCGCAATGACGAGGCTGGGCAGAGAGAGATTTTCCAGCCCGAACTGAAGGCCGGACACCGCAGCGAGTGGAGTCAAATGCATCGGAAACAAAGTTGCATAGTTAAACGATCTTGAATGTCTGCCGTCAACACAAGATTCAACCCTCGTTCCGCGTGCCGGGCGGCTGCCAGTGAATGATAAGGTGAAGGAATCTTCCACCACTTGCACTCCCCTGCCCTTCACGGCATAGCTCACTTGTGCGCCTGGACGTCATCACTCTGTTTCCTGAACTCATCACTGTTCCGATGGGCACAAGCATCATGGGTCGGGCCCAGGAGAAGGGGGCGGTGGAGGTACATGTGCATGATCTGCGGGAGCATGGGCTGGGCCGGCACAAACAGGTGGATGATACGCCGTATGGCGGGGGGCAAGGGATGCTGCTGAGGCCGGAGCCGCTGTTCGCGGCGCTGGAGAAGGTGCATACGGAGAAGGCGCGGGTGATTTTGATGTCGCCTGCGGGGAGGCGTTTTGACCAGGCGGCGGCGCAGCGGCTGGCTGGGGAGGAGCATCTGATTTTCCTGTCCGGACACTATGAGGGCATGGACCAGCGGGTGGTGGACCACTGGGTGGATGAGGAGCTGAGCCTGGGTGACTATGTGCTGACGAACGGGGCCATCGCGGCGGTGGTGGTGATGGACGCGATTGTGCGGCTGCTGCCGGGGGTGCTGGGGGATGACCTGAGCGCGGTGGAGGAGTCCTTTGGCGCAAGCGGGCTGCTGGAAGCACCGCACTACACGAAGCCGGCGGAGTTTGAGGGACTGCGGGTGCCGGATATTTTACTCAGCGGGAACCATGGGAGGATCGCGGAGTGGCGGCGAGAGCAGGCGCTGGAGAGGACGCGGAGGATGCGGCCGGATTTGTTGGGGGAGGCGGGGGAAGGAGGGTAAAAAGATTATTTTTGGTGAGCGAGGACCGGAGACGGGTGTACTGGAGCGCGGGCGTCCCGCCTGCTGTTTTCTGCGTCTCGCGGAAAACCGTGATTGGAGTGGCGAGGAGGCGATGGATGAGCGCAGGAGGAAGGATGCCTGGGGGCGGACGCAAGGAGTGAGGGCATCCTGCCCTCAATATGAGGCCAGGATGGCCTCACTCCTTGGCCGGGCGTCACAGGACGAGGGGAATCGCTTAGCTTGTCGGGGATCTAGGGACGGTCTTCTGCGGGACGCAGAAGACGGCAGGCGGGACGCCCGCGCTCCATGTTACAGGGTGGCTTTTTTGACTTTGTTGAAGGTGCTGCCGAGGAAGCGTTTGGCGAGAGCTTCGGCCTGCTCGGCGAGGTCGGTGAGGTAGATGTCGAGAGTGGGTTTTTCGCCGGGGAGGCGGAGGAGGTTTTGTGCCTCAAGCAGGGTTTTCACGTGGGCGGCGCAGGTGCTGGCGCTGTCCACGAGGCGCAGTTGGTCGCCGAGCATTTTTTTCAACAGGGGGACGAGGAGAGGATAGTGGGTGCAGCCGAGGACGAGGGTGTCCACGCCTTTGTCCAGGAGGGGAGTCAAATACTCGTGGAGGACGGACTCAAGGGCGGGATGGTCAGTCCAGCCTTCTTCGACGAAGGGGACGAGGAGGGGGGTTGGGATGGCGTGGATCTGAAGGCCGGGCTTGCGCATGGCGAGTGCGTACTGATACGCACTGCTGCGGATGGTGCCGGCGGTGCCGATGATGCCGACGCGCTCGCAGTTTGGATCTGACAGGGTGGCCTCGACGCCGGGCTCCAAGACGCCGATGACAGGAACGCGGAAGGTGGACTGCAGGAGCGGCAGGGCGTGGGCGGTGGCGGTGTTGCAGGCGACGATGACGGCCTTGACCCCATGGCCGACGAGGAACTGGGTGTCCTCCACAGAAAAGCGGCGGATGGTGTCGGGGGATTTGGAGCCATAAGGCACACGGGCGGTATCGCCGAGGTAGATGATGGACTCATCCGGCAGGAGCTCCCGCAGGGCGCGGACGACGGTGAGGCCACCGACGCCGGAATCAAAGACACCGAGGGGGGCGGAGGAATCAGGAGCGGTCATGGAGGTGGGCAGGCACGATGAGATAGTACAGATTCACACGATTTGGCGCATGAACAGGATTGATTTCGGATTAGCATGGCCTCTGGTCAAACGCCTTTAAGAAGCTGCCCCCATGCTTACCCCCCTCGATCTCAAGCTGCTGCGCGATGTGAATCGCATGAAAGGGCAGATTGTGGCGGTGTCCCTGGTGATGGCCTGCGGGCTGGCGATGATGATCATGACGCGGAGCCTGATCCTGACGCTGGAGAGCACGCGGGATGCGTATTACCAGAGCTACCGGATGTCCGATGTTTTTGGGTCGCTAAAACGGGCGCCGATGTCCATGAAGGACCGGCTGGCGGAGATCCCGGGGGTGACGGCGATCGAGGCACGGGTGGTGTTGGATGCGGTGCTGGATCTTCCGGGGGTGCTGGAGCCCTGCACCGCACACATTGTGTCCCTGCCTGAGGACCGGGATCCGCTTTTGAACCAGATCTTTCTGCGCAAGGGCCGCTTCCCCCGGCAGGATGCGCGTGGGGAGGCGGTGGTGAGCGAGGCGTTTGCGCTGGCGAACAAGCTGAGCCTGGGGGACAGCGTTTATGCAATCATCAACGGCCGGCGGGACCGGATTACAG is part of the Prosthecobacter sp. SYSU 5D2 genome and encodes:
- the smc gene encoding chromosome segregation protein SMC — encoded protein: MYLKSLTLHGFKSFADKTHFEFHKGVTGIVGPNGCGKSNVVDAIRWVLGETSAKALRGEEMADVIFNGTDKRKPVGLAEVVLTMADCEQTLGVEYNEVAICRRVFRDGRSEYRLNNTVCRLKDINDLFSGTGIGRQAYSIMAQGQIDMLLSSKPEDRRMVFEEAAGITKFKGQKKEALRKLEYTEANLLRVADVIAEVKRQMGTLQRQAAKARRYQTLLDDVRMFDTHLAHRHYSEYSAEKAESENHVRMMTEQLEQLQVRLQTTEVEAAETREAYHSVESQINQLRQQAQELRSQVQSAEGRIGFNNERNEELTGRIRQNEEHIQQGQQHLEQQRMEMISADEQLISIRENIETRQMALNEHLSVHNAIMPDRSRLDTDRRSVREAIRQFEGQIAAADARAQSLTNQIAADRQRHETLSHDRQVSAEAKETSQIEFDNLQKEIQDLEETRNELDEKAKHCAREIIEKRAQRDSLNEELTELQRAVTQRRSRIEIIEQLLQKGEGLAEGTQQVLKGLDNPEVYSVGVRGLLASAIEVEPQFIAAIEAALRDHLQAVLLTDSELASQILDRLSNKQLGKAALLPHDFATMRAVPDRQLVPEGGIAWAIDKVKARQGVQELTDRLLNNVLIVDDLHTALRLKKQLRDVAIATLQGEFIAADGVIHGGATKEEAASMLRREAEVRTLKEELEGYEYQVMEKEDAVAQLRAQVEDMQREELTLREQSQRAREGFSTLTGKLSVVQRSLQQATTKLESVEWDQNQITSRIQAAEAQIAWQKEESSVAQEQLEGARIHEGELEIEMEAFLRRELESSERLNELRTALALEQSALQSIERQKAPMATRLHELEAAIQRFDLEINTWRSRIEQSIAENARFAEQVESQRGAIEAIDEHLQNKTEERASAFERVTELENQLVQLRQQTNGLNDSRNRIEVQLTRVDLRLENLINQVQERYAFHISAFEPDYHALMYSISEQKKSRGRGGDKRKNTLAISEAESAEPEAESESAAYTESSEEADSEPTPIPVVDADEVDLDAIEIPGEEGHPDWDFVSEVVGELRQKLESIGAVNLDAIQEFEELEERHNFLDTQHNDLVNSKEELLQVIAKINETTKIMFSETFELVRGFFHNNFRELFGPTAKADLMLTDDTDPLESGIEIIAKPPGKKLQTISLLSGGERSMTAVALLFSIYQVKPSPFCVLDELDAPLDESNISRFLKMLDNFIDNSQFIIVTHNKRTMSRADVIYGVSMQEFGVSKPIGVRMTTEDTKPSKQEELRLEAEVEAEEAHHEPATEAPPEPVEEPVLAC
- a CDS encoding OmpA family protein, yielding MRFFLLYSAFALGLCSCTTPPALLQEQEADIVFALGPKEGFTSPMAAPLKPACPALEFPGTSFALNGGQKKTLQGLAADWKETKLRYLIAGYTPPELPGDYARSLSERRAQAVRQYLIENGVEAASLQTIGFGHDSAPSGPSTSVVVIYKQ
- a CDS encoding TonB C-terminal domain-containing protein, with the translated sequence MRSASPKTPLEPMAAAFIGVALLHFLAGGVIWGLLPLWKPALPGQKGDTDDMEGRYWFAPADYKREGVVAPALPENAPVDAANTADVSKPPPEAKPKVVGEAKKSPGTLADNPVQPAPAPQSAVVRPTSKIITLSPVLDVEGKEVPLVKSTRPPVTMMDMLKQEKLEEVEKKAAGGADMDPVLKALEEALMETWNAPSLSDVPVLQRDAKLRIVISRDGGIAETKMVKTSGSAVLDETVTQAGASLKKISQSLPSSFPKDRYTVEVNFHIE
- a CDS encoding biopolymer transporter ExbD — translated: MKRASQRHLPVYVNQVNITALLDLVLVLLLVFIVAVPFLRREKVVETVPLVLPEELPKRDSVPKERILLVIQRDQKIVLEGKTVTGEQLMPEIKKQLATRPDSGVLVKMPSNFAAGSLARLMEEMNRAGVRHTAVEVVESSKP
- a CDS encoding MotA/TolQ/ExbB proton channel family protein, giving the protein MHLTPLAAVSGLQFGLENLSLPSLVIAGLLAGLSIISWTVLMVKWHLLGRARAANNVFMGKFRESAHPLALYLTREREAVSPMYHVYHEACRELAFYLVGEEEPGRSFNSRLQGAGRITSSQMGAVQNAMERAVVTAATKAEGKLGILATILAAAPFLGLLGTVWGMLDVFALLAQTEGEAGMAALAPGVCSALLTTLLALFVTLPSLIAYNYLVSKIRGLIVRLDNFANELSGVLDRQFVDHRSPDESLPSLGEMGAPTMPGFSNPPTQSLAPGSKLTTA
- the trmD gene encoding tRNA (guanosine(37)-N1)-methyltransferase TrmD, with amino-acid sequence MRLDVITLFPELITVPMGTSIMGRAQEKGAVEVHVHDLREHGLGRHKQVDDTPYGGGQGMLLRPEPLFAALEKVHTEKARVILMSPAGRRFDQAAAQRLAGEEHLIFLSGHYEGMDQRVVDHWVDEELSLGDYVLTNGAIAAVVVMDAIVRLLPGVLGDDLSAVEESFGASGLLEAPHYTKPAEFEGLRVPDILLSGNHGRIAEWRREQALERTRRMRPDLLGEAGEGG
- the murI gene encoding glutamate racemase; translated protein: MTAPDSSAPLGVFDSGVGGLTVVRALRELLPDESIIYLGDTARVPYGSKSPDTIRRFSVEDTQFLVGHGVKAVIVACNTATAHALPLLQSTFRVPVIGVLEPGVEATLSDPNCERVGIIGTAGTIRSSAYQYALAMRKPGLQIHAIPTPLLVPFVEEGWTDHPALESVLHEYLTPLLDKGVDTLVLGCTHYPLLVPLLKKMLGDQLRLVDSASTCAAHVKTLLEAQNLLRLPGEKPTLDIYLTDLAEQAEALAKRFLGSTFNKVKKATL